A stretch of DNA from Coccidioides posadasii str. Silveira chromosome 1, complete sequence:
TGTCTTTCGAACTTCCTTTGGCGGTTTGGAAGCGAACTTCTGCAGCTCGGCGTCGTACTGAGCGTTGAGATCTCCGTCATCTTGCGGGATCTCAACGTCAACTTTACCACCGGGCTTGAGGTTAGCCGAAGGAAGCTTTTCGGGCTTGTCATCGCCTTTGGTTCCCCACGTGATATCATGGGTGTTACAGAAGGCATAAATGTTGAGGACGTTGATATATGTAGGAGTAAGAAGGATGTATTGAAGGAACTGTACGAGAGAATTAGTTGGCCAACCTACATAGTATACGCGCATGAAAACTCACTGATGTAAACATATGCCACGGATCGAAAAACAGAATGGAAGCGACAAGCCAGAGCACGTACGTCGACATCAGCGACACAATCATCGAAAAGAATTGCAGGTTACTGAATATCGCAGAGAAGCTGAAGCTGCCATCCGCAACCTCGTGCTGTATGGACCTCACGGTTACATAGATCGCCGCAAACGTGAGATATATCATGATAATAACCCAGAAACAGGTCATGGTCATGTAAAGCTTATTCGATCCCTGTGGGCGATTCCCCAACGCCAGGACGAAGCACGTCACGAGGGTTGCGAGATAAAGCCACTCGAATACAACGCCCAAAACGTTTCCAACCTGTCCGAGAAGGTCTTTGGTTCCAAGGGAAGTTGTCAAGATGCGGAAGACAAGGAAGAAATTACCCTGAAAATGGTTAGCTGCCCCTGGCCCTcgtgtgtatgtatgtatgtggGTGGGTGGGTGTGTCGCCGACTTACGATCGCAAACCATGCAAACAGCATATTGATCGTCTGATAGATAAATTCAATAAGCAGCATGAATTTTCTGGAGGCACTGTGATCGCTCCTCCAGATCTGGTAAAAGTGGGTGATAGCGTAGACGGCAGCAAAGAAACTTCCATTCAACCAACGCCGGCGCTGAAGAATAAACTCCGCCATACGATCGGGAACGTCAGTTTCACCGTTAGCGGACTTGACGTACTGCAAGATCCAACGGCAGTTGCGCTTAGACACCAGTTCGAAGCAAAGAATTCGATCCTCTGCCAAGTACATATTTGCAGTGAAGATACCAGCGTTGGCACCATGCATCTTCTCACCTGCAAAGTATTTTTCTAAAGGACCTTGACCGTTCTTATCATTCTGAAGGGCCACATAGCGGTAAGCTGAAAAGGCACCTGGGAGCACGGAGATGAATCCAAAAGCCGACTCCAGTGGCTTGTCGAGAATGTTGCTCATTTTGTACTCAAAGTTCTGAGTGGCAACGAGCGGATTGATCAATTTCTTGCCGTGGTCCAACATAACCTTGATCTCTCCACAAGCACCGCCGCACATTGGTTCCAGGTCGAAGGCGCGCCAAAGATGGTAGATGGAATCCTTTCCCGGTTTGGTACCAGCGTCGATGAGCACGCATATATTCGGGTCCAAGACTCGTCCGAACGCCTGGAAAAACCAACGGTGGgaattgattttcttctgatTCTTCTCCTTCAGGCAAAACAGCATCTGCACCGGCATACCTCGGCGCGGCTTGAGAAGGACCTGGTTGCCTTTCAGTTCCATTCCCATCTGTGTTGTGTATTCGTAGATATGGGCAGTGACGTCCTTTCCGTTGACCTGTTGCTTCGCAATTCCGTCTTGATATACACCCAAACCGGCCAGAACGGCGCGCGTCCGTGGATTGATTTTTGCACGTCCGTCACTCACGACGCAGACGACAATCTTCTTCCACGCTTCCTTGCCCCAGGTCTTACTGTTTGTCCGAGAGCACATGTAATCGATGTTCTTGAAGACACCGATCATCGTTCGCGCAAAGAGGAAGTCATCTTCATTGTACATCGTAACGACGATAAACAGTTCAGTATGTCGGGGCTTGGCAAACAGCCTTTGGCGAAGGGTGAAACGCTCGTTGTAAAAATCAGCGGGATCACAGGTTGCGGCTGAGTATCGCATGTGCGTAAATTCATCGCGTTCCGGCGGCGCGGCGTGGTTGACCTGGCTCAGCAGCCTGGGAGGGATCGGGCAGTCAAGAACCAAGTTTCCGTTAAACAACTGAACCTCCTTCACGGTCTTCCATCGTCTTATCGGCGCCGGGCTCGGTGTGGGAAGCGTTGCAACAGAGCCATCGTTATAGCCTCCGGTCTCTGAATGAGGGGTCTCCCCAAAGGGACTGTCTGACTGTAGAATGGGGGCGTGGTCGTCGTGATACTGTTGCGGGTAATTTGTCAAGTCGTAGGTATCGACAGTGGATGGGGTGGGTTGGTACGGAGGGTTATAGTAGGAGTCATGGTGGGCTTCAGGGGAGAGAGTATAGTCTCTAGGTGGGCCGGGAGAGGGTCGATAGGGATTATgttcttcaaaggtctcgTTGTGTCCGTAGGAGTTTTGGATGTTGTCGACAGAATACTAGAGGATGAGAAGCACGATGAGCCATCACCCAAAAAAGCGGGAAGACCAAGGGCACACAAAGCCGGGGAGCATACCGTGGGCTGGTCCAACAATCGATCGGCCGAGGGCATTGGGATATGGCCATATTGCTGGTATGGATCATCGCTCAGCTGATATAGCGGTCTGCCGGGGGAGGATCTGCGATGAGGATGGAGATTCTGAGGATCCATTACGGGTTCCGGGTCGTCGTCTACGACAGGATCTAACGGAAAACAAACACTGGGGGTCAGTACTGGAGGTGAAACATCGGCTTTTGCTGCAGGCCTGTCGGTGAGGGCGGGTGGTTGTTGGAAACGAAACGAGCGGAGATGCTGCTATCGTCGAGAGCAAACACAAGGAAACAAGCAATCAGGCTTCAAGATGGAGGGGAGGGgaacacagagagagagagagagagagagagagaggcaATACGAAGTGCGGGATGACGTTTGCAAAGCGTCGtcaatacggagtagagagAAGAGACAAGAGCAGGTTGCGCGGACAGCCAAGGCTCATGTTTCAGAGCTACCTGCGAGCAACCGTAGCCACGTTCTGGCAGAGATCGCGGTGCCAGGTCTCAGAGAGTGACAGACGGTCAAAAGGAAGATGTAAAACAAGACGAAGGGACATTGTTCGGCGACGTTggggagagaaagaaggaagCGCAGCcctatttctttttttttccccccctgGCCGTCGCGCCGGTGACGG
This window harbors:
- the CHS1_2 gene encoding Chitin synthase, class 1 (CAZy:GT2_Chitin_synth_1~EggNog:ENOG410PF8Q~COG:M~TransMembrane:7 (o562-581i593-617o637-658i670-692o712-737i843-861o881-908i)), whose translation is MSYNRLPNPVVDDDPEPVMDPQNLHPHRRSSPGRPLYQLSDDPYQQYGHIPMPSADRLLDQPTYSVDNIQNSYGHNETFEEHNPYRPSPGPPRDYTLSPEAHHDSYYNPPYQPTPSTVDTYDLTNYPQQYHDDHAPILQSDSPFGETPHSETGGYNDGSVATLPTPSPAPIRRWKTVKEVQLFNGNLVLDCPIPPRLLSQVNHAAPPERDEFTHMRYSAATCDPADFYNERFTLRQRLFAKPRHTELFIVVTMYNEDDFLFARTMIGVFKNIDYMCSRTNSKTWGKEAWKKIVVCVVSDGRAKINPRTRAVLAGLGVYQDGIAKQQVNGKDVTAHIYEYTTQMGMELKGNQVLLKPRRGMPVQMLFCLKEKNQKKINSHRWFFQAFGRVLDPNICVLIDAGTKPGKDSIYHLWRAFDLEPMCGGACGEIKVMLDHGKKLINPLVATQNFEYKMSNILDKPLESAFGFISVLPGAFSAYRYVALQNDKNGQGPLEKYFAGEKMHGANAGIFTANMYLAEDRILCFELVSKRNCRWILQYVKSANGETDVPDRMAEFILQRRRWLNGSFFAAVYAITHFYQIWRSDHSASRKFMLLIEFIYQTINMLFAWFAIGNFFLVFRILTTSLGTKDLLGQVGNVLGVVFEWLYLATLVTCFVLALGNRPQGSNKLYMTMTCFWVIIMIYLTFAAIYVTVRSIQHEVADGSFSFSAIFSNLQFFSMIVSLMSTYVLWLVASILFFDPWHMFTSFLQYILLTPTYINVLNIYAFCNTHDITWGTKGDDKPEKLPSANLKPGGKVDVEIPQDDGDLNAQYDAELQKFASKPPKEVRKTTEEEKQEDYYKGFRSSVVLVWIFCNFALGALVLNAVGLERIDVNESTETQRSAIYMAVVLWSVAGLSLFRFIGAMWFLVVRMFRGV